The Medicago truncatula cultivar Jemalong A17 chromosome 4, MtrunA17r5.0-ANR, whole genome shotgun sequence genome includes a region encoding these proteins:
- the LOC11437674 gene encoding auxin-induced protein 10A5, with amino-acid sequence MGFRIAKLIRMPSFSSTQASSKGFEVPKGYLAVYVGDQMRRFVIPVSYLNQPSFQELLNQSEEEYGYDHPMGGLTIPCSEDEFRNLTSRMN; translated from the coding sequence atgggTTTCCGCATAGCAAAGCTTATCAGAATGCCATCATTTTCGTCAACACAAGCATCTAGTAAAGGATTCGAAGTCCCAAAAGGCTATCTCGCAGTCTATGTTGGAGATCAAATGAGGCGGTTTGTGATTCCAGTATCATACTTGAACCAACCTTCATTTCAAGAATTGCTAAATCAATCTGAAGAAGAATATGGATATGATCATCCAATGGGTGGTCTTACCATTCCGTGCAGCGAGGATGAATTCCGAAACCTCACTTCTCGCATGAATTGA
- the LOC11440594 gene encoding auxin-induced protein 6B, translating to MGFRFAGIIRKASFSANRSASKAVDVPKGYLAVYVGEKQKRYVIPISYLNQPSFQDLLSQFEEEFGYDHPMGGLTIPCTEDVFQHMTSRLNGL from the coding sequence ATGGGTTTTCGTTTTGCTGGTATCATCAGAAAGGCATCATTTTCTGCAAACCGATCAGCTTCGAAAGCTGTGGACGTGCCAAAGGGATATCTTGCAGTATATGTTGGAGAGAAACAAAAGCGGTATGTGATCCCAATATCATACTTGAACCAACCATCATTTCAAGACTTATTGAGTCAATTTGAGGAAGAGTTTGGATATGATCATCCCATGGGTGGCCTCACCATTCCTTGCACCGAGGATGTATTTCAACATATGACATCTCGCTTGAATGGCCTATGA